From the genome of Paraburkholderia aromaticivorans, one region includes:
- a CDS encoding GMC family oxidoreductase, giving the protein MQYDYIIVGAGSGGCALASRLADSCPDATIALIEAGPHTDRNLFVNMPVGVAAVVPHKLKTNYGYLTTPQPGLGGRQGYQPRGRGFGGSSAINAMIYTRGHPLDYDEWARLGCEGWSWAEVLPYFRRAEGNERGADAWHGDSGPLTVSDLRYQNPFSRRFVQAAMEAGYRPNSDFNGAEQEGIGFYQVTQRDGRRCSVARAYIYDRERPNLHTIADATVLRVTFEGKRASGVEIVRGGRTETLTARAEVVLAAGAFNSPQLLMCSGIGPAAHLQSLGIAVLHDAPEVGQNLIDHVDFTINKRVASIEPTGFSIRGIARMLPQFVTFMRHGRGMLSSNVAEAGGFLKSRPTLDRPDLQLHFCAAIVDDHNRHMHWGHGYSLHVCVLRPHSRGTVTLASADARTAPVIDPRFFSDSRDLDLLVEGAQMARRILDAPSLALHGGTELYTRPGQPEAELRRTIAAHADTIYHPVATCRMGGDARSVVDPQLRVRGVAGLRIVDASVMPTLIGGNTNSPTVMIGERAAELIAAAGRASQAALKVAPTQGIRPATNAA; this is encoded by the coding sequence ATGCAATACGACTACATCATTGTCGGTGCGGGCTCGGGCGGTTGCGCGCTGGCGAGCCGTCTCGCGGACAGCTGCCCGGACGCGACGATCGCGCTGATCGAAGCCGGCCCGCACACCGACCGCAATCTGTTCGTCAATATGCCGGTCGGCGTGGCGGCCGTGGTGCCCCACAAGCTCAAAACCAATTACGGTTATCTGACCACGCCGCAGCCGGGGCTCGGCGGACGGCAAGGGTATCAGCCGCGGGGGCGCGGCTTCGGCGGATCGAGCGCGATCAACGCGATGATCTACACGCGCGGCCATCCACTCGATTACGACGAATGGGCGCGGCTCGGGTGCGAAGGCTGGTCGTGGGCGGAGGTGCTGCCGTATTTCCGGCGCGCCGAAGGCAATGAGCGCGGTGCCGATGCATGGCACGGCGATAGCGGCCCGCTCACCGTTTCCGATCTGCGCTATCAGAACCCGTTTTCGCGGCGTTTCGTGCAGGCGGCTATGGAAGCCGGCTACAGGCCGAATAGCGACTTCAACGGCGCGGAGCAGGAAGGGATCGGTTTCTATCAGGTGACGCAGCGCGACGGTCGCCGTTGCAGCGTGGCGCGCGCCTATATCTACGACCGCGAGCGCCCGAATCTGCACACGATCGCCGACGCGACGGTGCTGCGTGTGACCTTCGAGGGCAAGCGCGCGAGCGGCGTCGAGATCGTGCGCGGCGGCCGCACCGAAACACTGACCGCACGGGCCGAGGTGGTGCTCGCGGCCGGCGCCTTCAATTCGCCGCAACTGCTGATGTGCTCGGGCATCGGGCCGGCGGCGCACTTGCAGTCGCTCGGCATCGCCGTGTTGCACGACGCGCCGGAGGTCGGGCAGAACCTGATCGACCACGTCGATTTCACGATCAACAAACGGGTTGCGTCGATCGAGCCGACCGGCTTTTCGATTCGCGGCATTGCGCGGATGCTGCCGCAATTCGTCACTTTCATGCGGCACGGGCGCGGCATGCTGTCGAGCAATGTCGCCGAAGCGGGCGGCTTTCTGAAGAGCCGCCCGACGCTCGACCGGCCTGATCTGCAACTGCATTTCTGCGCGGCCATTGTCGACGACCACAACCGCCATATGCACTGGGGCCACGGTTATTCGCTGCACGTGTGCGTGTTGCGGCCGCATAGCCGTGGCACCGTGACGCTTGCGAGCGCCGATGCGCGCACCGCGCCGGTGATCGATCCACGCTTTTTCAGCGACTCGCGCGATCTGGACCTGCTGGTGGAAGGCGCGCAGATGGCGCGGCGCATTCTCGATGCGCCTTCGCTCGCGCTGCACGGCGGCACGGAGCTGTACACGCGTCCCGGCCAGCCGGAGGCGGAATTGCGCCGGACCATCGCCGCGCATGCCGACACGATCTATCACCCGGTGGCGACCTGCCGGATGGGCGGCGACGCCCGCTCGGTGGTCGATCCGCAATTGCGGGTGCGGGGTGTCGCGGGGCTGCGGATCGTCGATGCGTCGGTGATGCCGACGCTGATCGGCGGCAACACCAATTCGCCGACGGTGATGATCGGCGAGCGCGCCGCCGAGCTGATCGCGGCGGCCGGCCGAGCGTCCCAGGCGGCGCTAAAGGTCGCGCCGACGCAGGGGATTCGACCAGCGACGAATGCCGCCTGA
- a CDS encoding OmpA family protein, which translates to MSINTIQLIQSALTDGVVRQLAERFGLPPDAVRKVLASTAPALVASLMQKGATLDGARSLFATILSPEVNSHIAEQLPHLLGSTSGVSQLEIAGRHLLERALERRVDGLSDEVALQTGVPAHATHAMTGLAGATLLGLLKRHFLEGQGNAGQLPTLLGHQLPAIAPYLNERLMTALGLSGLGAFSANILSQLKAVSAHIDHPTPASRPVAEALSNIHVPADAVMREGRRSHKWLWWLLAALAAVLAFLFLRGCQSEQNASRAAGHGNSEGALAAQPASAPVHASVAAVASREVAASAPAASAAVSASAASAVQPAATAPAPTQDSQLSFTVDAAGKPTVTATLGSEAEKTQLIDELTKRLGQYNFAPNITVDPAIRPADWLLHLDGLLPLMSLPGAEVKVDGMHIELSGAAADKKLGWLDKLKSLFGASYQIGSFDVAHAVADATANFRSAIKGLLAADNACTVADVVKVLNLQVINFASASARVPASAVEDLNQSARVLNACAGNGKTARLEVAGYSDNVGGERANLQLSRQRAEAVRAYLVKTGVPADSLSAQGYGGARPVASNDTASGRFANRRIEFVAQ; encoded by the coding sequence ATGAGCATCAATACGATTCAATTGATTCAGTCCGCGTTGACGGACGGTGTGGTGCGGCAGCTCGCGGAGCGCTTCGGGCTGCCGCCGGACGCGGTCCGCAAGGTGCTGGCGAGCACGGCGCCGGCACTCGTCGCCAGCCTGATGCAGAAGGGCGCGACGCTCGATGGCGCACGTTCGCTATTCGCCACGATCCTCTCGCCGGAGGTGAATAGCCATATTGCGGAACAGCTGCCGCATCTGCTCGGCAGCACCAGCGGCGTGAGTCAGCTGGAAATTGCCGGGAGGCATCTGCTCGAACGCGCGCTGGAGCGTCGCGTCGACGGGCTGAGCGACGAAGTCGCCCTGCAAACCGGTGTGCCCGCGCACGCCACCCATGCCATGACGGGCCTTGCCGGTGCGACCTTGCTCGGCCTGCTCAAGCGGCATTTTCTCGAAGGGCAGGGCAATGCCGGGCAGTTGCCCACACTGCTGGGCCATCAACTGCCCGCCATCGCGCCTTATCTGAATGAACGGCTGATGACCGCGCTCGGCCTGAGCGGGCTCGGCGCCTTCTCCGCCAACATTCTGTCGCAGTTGAAGGCTGTGTCGGCCCACATCGACCATCCGACGCCCGCGTCCAGGCCGGTGGCCGAGGCCTTGTCGAACATCCACGTGCCCGCGGATGCCGTGATGCGCGAAGGGCGCCGTTCACACAAGTGGCTCTGGTGGCTGCTCGCGGCTCTCGCGGCAGTGCTGGCTTTTCTGTTTCTGCGTGGCTGCCAAAGCGAGCAGAACGCGAGCCGCGCTGCCGGGCACGGCAATTCGGAAGGCGCCCTCGCGGCACAGCCCGCTTCCGCGCCGGTCCATGCTTCGGTCGCGGCGGTAGCGAGCCGCGAAGTGGCGGCCTCGGCACCCGCGGCCAGCGCCGCTGTCTCCGCGAGTGCGGCGAGCGCCGTGCAGCCGGCGGCTACCGCGCCTGCGCCGACCCAAGACAGCCAGCTCAGCTTTACCGTGGACGCGGCCGGCAAGCCGACGGTCACGGCCACGCTCGGCAGCGAAGCCGAAAAGACGCAATTGATCGACGAGCTGACCAAGCGCCTGGGGCAATATAACTTCGCGCCGAACATCACGGTCGATCCGGCCATCAGGCCGGCCGACTGGCTGCTCCATCTCGACGGCCTGTTGCCGCTGATGTCGCTGCCCGGCGCGGAAGTGAAAGTGGACGGCATGCACATCGAGCTCAGCGGCGCGGCTGCGGACAAGAAGCTCGGCTGGCTCGACAAGCTGAAATCGCTGTTCGGCGCGTCGTATCAGATCGGCTCGTTCGATGTCGCTCACGCCGTCGCCGACGCCACCGCGAACTTCCGCAGCGCGATCAAGGGCCTGCTCGCGGCGGATAACGCCTGCACGGTTGCGGACGTGGTCAAGGTGCTGAACCTGCAGGTGATCAACTTCGCGAGCGCGAGCGCGCGTGTGCCGGCTTCGGCGGTGGAAGATCTGAACCAGTCGGCGCGTGTGCTGAACGCCTGCGCGGGCAACGGCAAAACGGCCCGGCTCGAAGTGGCAGGCTATTCGGACAATGTGGGCGGTGAGCGGGCCAATCTGCAACTGTCCAGGCAACGTGCCGAAGCGGTGCGCGCTTACCTCGTCAAGACAGGTGTGCCGGCCGATTCGCTGAGCGCGCAAGGCTACGGCGGTGCGCGCCCGGTGGCGAGCAACGACACGGCGAGCGGTCGCTTTGCCAATCGTCGCATCGAGTTCGTCGCGCAGTAG
- a CDS encoding LysR family transcriptional regulator: MELRALRYFVEVVRQQSFTVAAEQMFVTQPTISKMVKSLEDEIGSPLLLRDGRQMVLTDAGRIVYQRGQDVLAAHAQLQAELNDLDTLGRGQLTIGIPPMGGSLFTPVIAAFRQRYPKIELKLFEQGSRAIEAALINGELELGGVLQPVDPENIDVLPVTRQLLWLVARTGSRWDKLHEVPLAQLADEPFVFYGESLALNDVVLNACRTAGFAPTIVGRSGHWDFMAALVLAGVGIALLPAPYCRRLDPAKFTCRPVVEPEIPWEMAIGWRRNGYLSHAARAWLDVAREALPGQGGDDFMLAPGIGVAGITTPAPATPAE, from the coding sequence GTGGAACTACGAGCGCTGCGGTATTTCGTCGAAGTGGTGCGTCAGCAAAGTTTCACCGTCGCCGCCGAGCAGATGTTCGTCACGCAGCCGACCATCAGCAAAATGGTCAAGTCGCTGGAAGACGAAATCGGCTCTCCGCTGTTGTTGCGTGACGGGCGGCAAATGGTGCTGACCGATGCCGGCCGCATCGTCTACCAGCGCGGTCAGGACGTGCTGGCGGCGCATGCGCAGCTGCAGGCTGAACTGAACGACCTCGACACGCTCGGCCGCGGCCAGCTCACCATTGGCATTCCGCCGATGGGCGGCTCGCTCTTCACGCCGGTTATCGCCGCGTTTCGCCAGCGTTATCCGAAAATCGAACTCAAGCTGTTCGAGCAAGGCTCGCGCGCTATCGAAGCGGCGCTGATCAACGGCGAACTGGAGTTGGGCGGCGTGCTGCAGCCGGTCGACCCGGAAAATATCGACGTGTTGCCGGTGACCCGCCAACTCCTGTGGCTCGTCGCGCGTACCGGCTCGCGCTGGGACAAACTCCACGAGGTGCCGCTCGCGCAACTCGCCGACGAACCATTCGTGTTCTACGGCGAAAGTCTCGCGCTCAATGACGTGGTGTTGAACGCGTGCCGGACGGCCGGCTTTGCGCCGACCATCGTCGGGCGCAGCGGACATTGGGATTTCATGGCGGCGCTGGTACTGGCCGGCGTCGGCATCGCCTTATTGCCGGCGCCGTATTGCCGGCGGCTAGACCCTGCGAAGTTCACCTGCCGGCCGGTGGTCGAGCCGGAGATTCCGTGGGAAATGGCAATCGGCTGGCGCCGCAACGGTTATCTGTCACATGCTGCGCGCGCATGGCTCGACGTGGCCCGCGAGGCCTTGCCCGGCCAGGGAGGCGACGATTTCATGCTGGCGCCGGGCATCGGCGTGGCCGGCATCACGACGCCGGCTCCCGCAACGCCCGCCGAATGA